In Seriola aureovittata isolate HTS-2021-v1 ecotype China chromosome 24, ASM2101889v1, whole genome shotgun sequence, the following proteins share a genomic window:
- the LOC130165266 gene encoding kelch-like protein 41b produces the protein MDPNAIKEELRLFQSTLLQDGLKELLNENKFVDCTLKVGDRSFPCHRLIMAACSPYFREIFFTEDGKEVENTKEVVLDDVNPSVLDMIVQYLYSAEIDLTDDNVQDIIAVANRFQIPSVFTVCVNYLQKKLSLGNCMAIFRMGLVLNCPRLAVAARNYIADRFEVLYKDEEFLRLAPHELFAVIGGDSLNVEKEELVFEAVMAWVRFDKDKRIKVLKDAFNCIRFRLLPEKYFKDKVEADDIIKADPELQKTIQVIRDAYKGKLPEKPKKKEGEEGADKEGGEEEDSLFPGFLNDTRRQGMYARDFILMINDTAAVAYDVSENECFLAAMSEQVPRNHVSLASQRNQLYIIGGLFVDEENKDVPLQCYFYLLDPLSSDWVALPPMPSPRCLFNIGESENFLFAVAGKDLQTNESLDSVMCYDVDKMKWSETKKLPLKIHGHAVVSHKGMVYCIGGKTDDSKALNKMFAYNHKQSEWREMAAMKTPRAMFGAVLHNGKIVVAGGVNEEGLVATCETYDFTTNKWEPFTEFPQERSSVNLVSNSGSLYAVGGFAMIQMENKEVAPTEVTDVWQFEDDKKQWSGMLREMRYAAGSSCVSMRLNAARMPKL, from the exons ATGGACCCCAACGCCATCAAGGAGGAGCTGCGCCTGTTTCAGAGCACCCTGCTCCAGGACGggctgaaggagctgctgaatgaaaacaagTTTGTGGACTGCACCCTGAAGGTAGGCGACCGCAGCTTCCCCTGCCATCGGCTGATCATGGCCGCCTGTAGCCCGTACTTCAGGGAGATCTTCTTCACAGAGGACGGGAAGGAGGTGGAGAACACCAAGGAGGTGGTCCTGGATGACGTCAACCCCTCCGTCCTCGACATGATCGTCCAGTACCTCTATTCGGCCGAGATCGACCTCACCGATGACAACGTGCAGGATATAATCGCTGTGGCGAACAGATTCCAGATCCCCTCCGTGTTCACAGTGTGCGTGAACTACCTGCAGAAGAAGCTGTCCTTGGGCAACTGCATGGCTATTTTCAGGATGGGCTTGGTGCTCAACTGTCCCAGACTCGCCGTGGCTGCGCGCAACTACATCGCCGACCGCTTCGAGGTCCTCTACAAAGACGAGGAGTTCCTCAGGCTCGCACCCCACGAACTGTTCGCCGTCATCGGTGGAGACTCGCTGAACgtggagaaggaggagctggTGTTCGAGGCGGTCATGGCCTGGGTCCGCTTCGACAAGGACAAGCGCATCAAGGTCCTGAAGGATGCTTTCAACTGCATTCGCTTCCGCCTGTTGCCGGAGAAGTACTTCAAAGACAAAGTGGAGGCCGACGACATCATCAAGGCTGACCCGGAGCTCCAGAAGACGATCCAGGTCATCAGGGACGCCTACAAGGGGAAACTTCCAGAGAAACCCaagaagaaggaaggagaggagggggccGACAAGGAaggaggcgaggaggaggacagcCTGTTCCCCGGGTTCCTGAACGACACCCGCAGACAGGGCATGTACGCGCGCGACTTCATCCTGATGATCAACGACACGGCGGCGGTGGCCTATGACGTCAGTGAGAACGAGTGCTTCCTGGCGGCCATGTCGGAGCAGGTGCCGCGTAACCACGTCAGCCTGGCGTCACAGAGGAACCAGCTCTACATCATCGGCGGACTGTTTGTGGATGAGGAAAACAAGGACGTGCCTCTGCAGTGTTATTTCTATTTG ttGGATCCTCTCTCTTCTGACTGGGTCGCGCTGCCGCCCATGCCTTCTCCCAGATGCCTCTTCAACATCGGAGAGAGCGAGAACTTCCTGTTCGCCGTAGCCGGAAAAGACCTCCAGACCAATGAGTCCCTGGATTCTGTGATGTGCTACGATGTTGA CAAGATGAAGTGGAGTGAGACCAAAAAGCTTCCTCTGAAGATCCACGGCCATGCTGTCGTCTCCCACAAAGGAATGGTCTACTGCATTGGAGGGAAGACAGATGATAG CAAAGCTCTCAACAAGATGTTTGCGTACAACCACAAGCAGTCAGAGTGGAGGGAGATGGCCGCCATGAAGACTCCCAGAGCCATGTTCGGAGCCGTCCTCCACAACGGCAAGATCGTGGTGGCGGGTGGAGTCAATGAGGAAGGCCTCGTCGCCACATGTGAAACCTACGACTTCACAACAAACAA GTGGGAGCCCTTCACAGAGTTTCCCCAGGAGAGGAGCTCTGTCAACCTGGTGAGCAACAGCGGCTCTCTGTACGCGGTGGGCGGCTTCGCTATGATTCAGATGGAGAACAAGGAGGTGGCTCCCACAGAGGTCACCGATGTCTGGCA GTTCGAGGATGATAAGAAGCAGTGGAGTGGCATGCTGAGGGAGATGCGTTACGCTGCCGGCTCCTCCTGTGTGTCCATGCGCCTCAATGCTGCCAGGATGCCCAAGCTGTAA
- the LOC130165268 gene encoding 2-oxoglutarate receptor 1-like has translation MATICNKTEDSNYTDVDQLMRRYFLPASYTAIFIVGLVGNVTSICIYLTKLRPWKSSSIIMVNLALTDLLYVLSMPFLVYYYSSGESWTLSDFMCRYVRFGFHFNLYGSILFLTCFAVFRYVVVAKPLRAAQVEQKFWGICACSAVWIIAAAETTPIMVIISPVKCDNKTYCLDFASTEPVNNVHWYSWLLTALGFLLPLVVVFMCYIGIVRKLAEGPYTASPSRVRARRVTVLILVVFVVCFLPYHILRVLRIETRIRKTSYMMQLVVDAAYIVSRPLAGLNTVFNLALYTLSGDKFRNAFLSTFHWERWLTKTRMLLHITTIKKAGCDMPAA, from the coding sequence ATGGCCACCATCTGCAACAAGACAGAAGACAGCAACTACACCGACGTAGACCAACTGATGAGACGCTATTTCCTGCCCGCCTCCTACACCGCCATCTTCATCGTGGGCCTGGTGGGAAATGTAACCTCCATCTGCATTTACCTGACAAAGCTGCGTCCCtggaagagcagcagcatcatcatggTCAACCTGGCGCTGACCGACCTCCTCTACGTCCTCAGCATGCCCTTCCTGGTTTACTACTACAGCAGCGGGGAGTCGTGGACGCTCAGCGACTTCATGTGCCGCTACGTGCGCTTTGGGTTTCATTTTAACCTCTATGGGAGCATCCTCTTCCTAACGTGTTTTGCTGTTTTCCGCTACGTGGTGGTGGCGAAGCCTTTGAGGGCAGCACAGGTGGAGCAGAAGTTTTGGGGTATATGTGCGTGCTCAGCTGTCTGGATCATCGCTGCTGCTGAAACCACTCCTATTATGGTGATTATATCGCCGGTTAAATGCGACAACAAGACCTACTGCTTGGACTTTGCGAGCACCGAACCCGTGAACAACGTGCACTGGTACAGCTGGCTGCTCACTGCACTCGGGTTTCTTCTTCCCCTCGTGGTGGTGTTCATGTGTTACATCGGTATAGTGAGGAAGTTAGCAGAGGGGCCTTACACGGCCAGTCCCAGTCGTGTGCGAGCGCGACGCGTGACCGTGCTAATCCTGGTGGTGTTTGTCGTGTGTTTCCTGCCATATCACATCTTGCGTGTGTTGCGGATAGAAACGCGGATACGGAAGACGTCGTACATGATGCAGCTCGTTGTCGATGCAGCGTATATTGTCTCCAGGCCTCTGGCTGGACTCAACACGGTTTTTAACCTGGCTCTGTACACTCTGTCAGGTGACAAGTTTAGGAACGCCTTCCTCAGCACTTTCCACTGGGAACGTTGGCTGACCAAGACCAGGATGCTGCTCCACATAACCACCATCAAGAAGGCAGGTTGTGACATGCCTGCTGCATGA